The nucleotide sequence GCACCCAGGGTGACTGAGGCACGAGGGGGAGCACCCGGCCGGTATAATCCGCCTGCACCGCAGCCTTGTCGTCAGATTTTCGAGATGACATCGGCTCGCCTCTCATCATGAACGCTTCAGCTCTTGCAAAAAAGGACATTCCTCGTCCGGCCGCCGCACCTTCAGGTACACCGCCGTGTCCGCGCCGTCGTTCGCAACACCGGCCAACACCTCAAACAACTCGCCCAGTTCCCGCATGTCTTCGGGACCGGCGTCCGTCAACTCTAAACGCAGGCGGCCTCCGTGGGGCAACTCCAAACCTGTGATGTCAAGCTCATCCAAAGTGGTTTTGGCCCCTTTATTGAACAGACTGCCCAACCGCCTCAACAACGGGAGAAACCGGTCCGCCCCTTCCCTCCCGTCCAGCGTAAACTCCTGGGGCGGGGTTTCCATCAGCCCCCGCCGCAGCGCTTCAGACCTGGAGACCAGCTCGTCGGATGGCTGAAGTTCATAATAGATCGCTCGTTCCGGGGGGATCACTTCCGCTTTTCCGCCCGGCGCCGGGGAGACGTGAACAATGAACACCGATCTGTCTTGGATAAGATCGGTTAGGACCTGGGAATAATCGCCGTGCGAAAGGATGTCCTCCCGATCCCCGTAGCGGTTTCGGAGGTCGGCCACCGTGACGGAACCGTAGTCTTGCACCAGATTGCGGACCTCCTGGCGCCACTGGACGGGATCGATGGGCTTCTCCCCTTTCCACCCCCGTTGTCTGGCCCCCTGCAACGTCACAAGCCCATAACCCGGCTCCCGGAGGTCCAGCCCCAAGGGAATATCCACATCCTGATCATAGAACTCGTCCGGCCGCCCGGCCTCCTCCGCCCCCATCCGGTACAGGCACCACTGGCCGGTCTGAACCCCCAGGCGGACGATTCGATCCACCATCCCGGGGTTCTCGAGAATTGGCCACCTCCGCAAACACAGGAAGTTGCGCCGCAGCTCAGAGACGGACACTGTGTCGCCGTGCTCGAAAAATAACGGGCGAAACTGAGGCAGCAAGTCTGTCGAGTCCAACCTGTCCTCAGTGATGAGCTTCATTGCGTCCACCAGGATCTTCCGAATCTCTTCAAGGAAGGGGAAACCCTTTTCCCCACCCGCCGTCTTAATGTCGTGATCAATGATCTTCCCGGTCAGGGTATCGCTGTAATACAGGCGGGTGTATGCCCCCGACACCGCCGCTTGTAGCGCTTGTTCCCGTTCTGTGCGACGCTTTTTAAAATCGGACTCGTCAAGGCGCCTGGGATTGACGCCGTAACTCTGGGGCTTGTCCGCCAGAATCTGCATCGCCTTCAGTTGCCGGGCCAGGGTCTCAAGGTGTTGACGCGTTTCCGCGCCCCGGGTGGGAAACAGATTCTGTTGCTCGCTTTCATGGAGCACGGCCACCGTTTCAGGTACCAACAAAAAGATGAGATTCTGTTGTTCCCGGGGCCGGTGCGCTCCTGCCGTGGTCACCATGGCCATAAGATCCACGCTCTCCGCCGTCAGGGACACCACCCCGAGCACCGGCCGGCCTTTGCCGTCCGGCAGGTCCTCTGGCAGGGACACATCGTGCTGGATTTGGAACAAGGGCGAATGGCCGCCGATGATCTTTCGCACTGTGTCGTGGAGCAGATCATCCACCTGTCTGGCCTGTACCGTCCGCCGAATCCGCGCCAGGACGCTGTTGATCGTCGGCTCCTCGCTGGCATAATACCGCCCCTGCTCAAAGCGGAGATAAAAGGCGCTTTCTTGGATCTCTTCCAGCGCCGTGCGCACCTGAGGAGGAGTCAGCCCCGGAAAGGACACGTCAAACAGGGCCTCGGGCTCTGTGATTCCGAAGATCCGGGAATTCAGGCCCTCGTTTCGACCCACCAGGCTGTGCAGGAACACCG is from Kyrpidia tusciae DSM 2912 and encodes:
- a CDS encoding ATP-binding protein — encoded protein: MVSVLDTCRPRPELLAGSFNPEVFTASLSPIMAYYREGRETIDPLYTHAELFFREATYPTQGLRQAVTEIFSRIAGDRMAPAIHRLETAFGGGKTHTLIACAHIAFRGTELKEAVQGILDPGLLPEPGTVAVVGVAGDEIPVHRPKGDDLVPYTLWGEIAYQIGGPALYEEVEEEAGSYAAPGRTYFERVFGGRKALIMLDELAQYAARLEAARPDASGQLAAFLMSLHGYARNHSGISIVLTLASAADAFARQTARLAQLVGQVRGEEISEDDALSLGEQAVRGVTSVVARDAVQITPVMAAEISSVFAKRLFVSIDRQAAESVAEEYMHMYRRNASYLPDEAIHDGFRARMVAHYPFHPTLVDFLNKKLASAEHFQGTRGVLRVLSLVVRSLWMNHQAAPMIHTCHLDMRSDRVVNEILGRTGSSDLLYILNTDVGSVDTQSLEGGMSNAQLADRRNPHPEGYPLYEYTWKTVFLHSLVGRNEGLNSRIFGITEPEALFDVSFPGLTPPQVRTALEEIQESAFYLRFEQGRYYASEEPTINSVLARIRRTVQARQVDDLLHDTVRKIIGGHSPLFQIQHDVSLPEDLPDGKGRPVLGVVSLTAESVDLMAMVTTAGAHRPREQQNLIFLLVPETVAVLHESEQQNLFPTRGAETRQHLETLARQLKAMQILADKPQSYGVNPRRLDESDFKKRRTEREQALQAAVSGAYTRLYYSDTLTGKIIDHDIKTAGGEKGFPFLEEIRKILVDAMKLITEDRLDSTDLLPQFRPLFFEHGDTVSVSELRRNFLCLRRWPILENPGMVDRIVRLGVQTGQWCLYRMGAEEAGRPDEFYDQDVDIPLGLDLREPGYGLVTLQGARQRGWKGEKPIDPVQWRQEVRNLVQDYGSVTVADLRNRYGDREDILSHGDYSQVLTDLIQDRSVFIVHVSPAPGGKAEVIPPERAIYYELQPSDELVSRSEALRRGLMETPPQEFTLDGREGADRFLPLLRRLGSLFNKGAKTTLDELDITGLELPHGGRLRLELTDAGPEDMRELGELFEVLAGVANDGADTAVYLKVRRPDEECPFLQELKRS